DNA from Asanoa sp. WMMD1127:
ACGGCTTCTTCAAGCTGCTCAACGTCGCGATCCTGGCCCTCTCGGCGATCGTGGGCCTCCGCTTCCTCACGGGCGGCATGCAGGTCCTGCACGCGCACGGTCTGCTCACCCCGGCCAAGACGGAGCCCGAGCCGGCGCTGGTCGCCGCTCCTTCTCCCGCGGTTGAGGAGAAGGAGCCCGCGGTGGTCGGCGCTCCGGCCGCCAACGGCGACGGTGCGGCGGCCCCGGCCGCGGTGCCCGCCACGACCCCGCCGCCGCCGGTGCTGGTCGCCCGGCCGGGGCCGGACGGCCGGGTCTGGGACCCGGCCGTGGGCCGCTACGTGCTGGCCCGCCGCCCCGTCGGCGTCGCCACCGAACGCCCGGCCAGCATGACGCTGCTCTACATCTGGATCCTGCTGTTCGGCTTCGTGGGCACCCAGCTGGCCTGGACCCTCCGCCCGTTCTTCGGCAACCCGGACTCCCCGTTCGCCCTGTTCCGCGAGATCGAGGGCAACTTCTACGCGGAAATCATCCGCACGATCGCCAACCTGTAGCCGGCCGGGCCGGCGGGCGCGAAGCGGCCTCGGGCGTGCAAGACGGGCCGGTCCCCCGGGCCCGCTTCCACGGGTAGGGAGCTAAGGCAGACGAGCCACCGGCTCCGGGGCGGCAAGGCCGCTCAGCCGCGTCGGGCGGCCCACTCCCGCGGGAAGCTGGCTCAGGCGCGTGGATCGGGTTGGTCGCGGCGGGTGGCGGCGGCGCCGTATTTTGCGGCGGCGGCGTTGGCGGTTTGGCATTGGCCCGTGTCGCGGCCGCAGGCCGTGAGGTCGCAGAGGCGGCACAGCCAGGCGCCGCCTTCCTTCTCCTCGACGACGCCGGCCATCATGCGGCCGATCAGGTTGTCCAGAGTGGAGCGTTCGGTGGCGGACAGGGCGCCCAACGCCGACCGGAGTGTCGCCGCGCGCGCCGCGGACAGGCGGGTCGCGGCGGCGCGGCCCGCTGGGGTCAGGGCGACCGAACGCGAGCGACCGTCGCCGCCCGGGCCGCGGGTGACCAGGCCCGCCTCCGCCAGGCGGTCGACCAGGCGCACCGCGCCTGACGGGGTGAGGCCCAGGACCCGGCGCAGCTGGTCGATCGACGGGCGGTCGAGGAAGTGCAGCAGCGCGGACAGGGCCGCGGCCGCGGTCGGGTTGCCGGCCGCGCCGCCCTCGCCGGCGGCCGTCACCGCGGCGGCGGTGCGGTCGGCCATCGCGAGGGCGAACGCGCCCAGCAGGTTGGCCTGATGGTCGAGCGGGTCGGTCACGCCAGCTCGTAGCGGATGGTCAACGGCATGTGCGGGTAGTCGGCGTGGGTCGAGGCGCTCTCCGCCTCGCCGCTGATGCCGGCCAGGTCGCCGGTGCCGGAGCCCGGGACGATCGCCGTCACCCCGCGGGCCGTCGTGCCGTCGTAGGTGCCGGTGCCCTGCAGCACGAAGCTGCCGGACCGGCCGCCCAGCGTGCCGACGATCTCCATGATGGACACGTATTCGCTGGTGCCGTCGGCGCGGTAGTAGAGCAGCGACTCGAACGAGCCACGCTCCAGGCCGTCGCCGGTGCCGGCGAGCGTGACCTCGGCGCGGGAGAACTTGCGGCCGTCGTCGAACTCGCGGTAGGGCTTCTCGTCCCACGAGGTGATCTCGAGCTTGGTCTCCAGGATCTCGGTCATGCCCTCAACATATGTGTGACTCAATCACATGTCAAACCCTACGGGTCGCCCGGACCGGTCCCCCAAACCCTCGCCGCGGCATGGACGCCACCAGCAATAGGGAGGCAGCCTACATGTAGAGACCCAACCACCAAGGGGGACCGAAAGATGCGGCGCAGAAGCCTGCTAGCCGGAGCACTCGGCGGCGCGTTCCTGATCAGCACGAGCGGCGCGCTCTCCGCCTGCGCCACCGTCGACACCGTCGGCAAGGTCGACTTCACCCGCCCGCTGCTGATCCCGCTCCTCGCGGAGTCCCGCATCGACGACGCCGGCCGGCGGGTCTTCAACCTGCACGCCCAGCGCGGCCGGCGCGACTTCGGCGTCGAGGGGCCCACCCGGACGCTCGGCTTCAACGGCGACTACCTCGGCCCGACGCTGCGCGCCCGGCGCGGCGAGCACGTCATGGTCAACGTGGTCAACGACCTCACCGAGAAGACCAGCGTGCACTGGCACGGCATGCACCTGCCGGCCCGCATGGACGGCGGCCCGCACCAACCGGTGCGCCCGGGGGCCACCTGGTCGCCTGATTGGACGGTGGACCAGCCGGCGGCCACCCTCTGGTACCACCCGCACCCCCACGGCCACACGCGCGAGCACGTCAACCAGGGCCTGGCCGGCCTGTTCATCCTCGACGACGACGATCCCGCGCAGCGCGTGCTGCCCCACGAGTACGGCGTCGACGACATACCGGTGATCGTCCAGGACAAGTCGCTGCACAAGGACGAGATCCGCGACCACGACAGCGGAGACCTGCTGCTGGTCAACGGGACCTACGCGCCGTGCCTCGACGTCCGGACCGACCGGGTCCGCCTGCGCTTACTGAACGCGTCGGTCTCCCGCACGTACGCCTTCGGTCTCGCCGACCAGCGCCAGATCCAACTGGTCGCCACCGACGGCGGCCTGCTGCCCGCACC
Protein-coding regions in this window:
- a CDS encoding MarR family transcriptional regulator, whose protein sequence is MTDPLDHQANLLGAFALAMADRTAAAVTAAGEGGAAGNPTAAAALSALLHFLDRPSIDQLRRVLGLTPSGAVRLVDRLAEAGLVTRGPGGDGRSRSVALTPAGRAAATRLSAARAATLRSALGALSATERSTLDNLIGRMMAGVVEEKEGGAWLCRLCDLTACGRDTGQCQTANAAAAKYGAAATRRDQPDPRA
- a CDS encoding DUF3224 domain-containing protein, whose product is MTEILETKLEITSWDEKPYREFDDGRKFSRAEVTLAGTGDGLERGSFESLLYYRADGTSEYVSIMEIVGTLGGRSGSFVLQGTGTYDGTTARGVTAIVPGSGTGDLAGISGEAESASTHADYPHMPLTIRYELA
- a CDS encoding multicopper oxidase domain-containing protein, whose amino-acid sequence is MRRRSLLAGALGGAFLISTSGALSACATVDTVGKVDFTRPLLIPLLAESRIDDAGRRVFNLHAQRGRRDFGVEGPTRTLGFNGDYLGPTLRARRGEHVMVNVVNDLTEKTSVHWHGMHLPARMDGGPHQPVRPGATWSPDWTVDQPAATLWYHPHPHGHTREHVNQGLAGLFILDDDDPAQRVLPHEYGVDDIPVIVQDKSLHKDEIRDHDSGDLLLVNGTYAPCLDVRTDRVRLRLLNASVSRTYAFGLADQRQIQLVATDGGLLPAPATVTTIRLSPGERAEVVVPMRATERTVLRSFPPAGGRGIDGGKDQFDVLELRAAGRLRSAGAVPATLGAMTRLDPANATVTREFRLSGTNINGDKMDLDRIDLVAEKGATEIWTVRNTDGQRHNFHVHDVQFQVLSVDGGRPPADLEGWKDTVFLPPKSEITLILRFADYADPTMPYMYHCHLLMHEDKGMMGQFVVVEPGQSAGPIGGVGGHEHR